Genomic window (Chryseobacterium bernardetii):
ATAGTATAGAATTCTGCCCATGTTTTCCCGGCATCTTTTGAAAGATAGATTTTATCTCCTTCCTGAGCATAGATCCCGTTCTTATCCCATTGGATCAGTGCTTTCTTACCGAAATCGATTTTAGAAGCCTGGTGATTAAGAACATTAAGGAAATAGTTCTCGTTTTTCGTTTTTTCTGTTTTCAGGTCTACCTGTCCCACTTTATAAATAAGGGATGCCTGATCTGGTGAAACTGCCTGTACTCCCACTTTTTTCAAAGTCCAAAGAATTTCAGGCGTCATTACTTGTTGTGCATTCATTAAAAGCGGAGCTGCCAGAGCCAGCAGGCTGTACTTAAGTTTCATATGTTCATTCATTTTAGCTGATCTGTAAAACCATACTGATTTCATCAAATCCTTTCATTAAATTCAAAGATTGCCAAAGTTAGTATTTAAAATAAAATTAACGAAAGAATTAACATTAAACTTTATATTCACTTCATTTCTCAACATTAAGTTCTTATAGTAGGTTTTCATTATTTTTTTTAAACTCAGTAGGATTCATTCCCTTGTACTTTTTAAAAATACGATTCAGGTGACTCTCATCTGTAAAGTTCAATTCATAAGCAATTTCATTCATTCGCATATCACTATGCAATAATCTTACTTCCACCAATCTAAGTTTATAATGCGTAATATAGCTTTGCAACGTTTCGCCTGTCTGTCTTTTAAAATATCGTCCTAAATAATTAGGGGAAATATTAAAATAACGACTTAAATGCTCTGTCTTAAGATGATCAGGCTCAAATATGTTTTGCTGTATATAGTTTAATATTTCAAGAATAGGTTCGCCTGTATTTTCCTTTATATTCTTAGGCAGCTTCAAAGCAATATTTCTCGCTACAATGGTAATGATTGTATTAACGATCTGTTCTGAAATACGGGTATAATAAATCTGCTGTTTTGCATGCTCATCAAGAATAGCTTTTACCATTGAAAAAATCAAAGGTTTATCTGTTCTATTTTTTAAAATACATCCTGGTCTGTGACTTGCATTTTGTAAAATATATTTTATCTGGGTGGCTGTTTCCGGATCTTTATCAGATTTTTCTCTTATATAGGATTCATTAAACCTCAGAAAAAAGAATGTAGTCTGCTGCTCAACAGTAAAAGAATAAGAATCTTGAGGTGTTAATAAAAATAAATTTCCTTTTCTATAATGAAAATGGTTCTTGTTAACAAATTGAAGTCCCGTTCCCTCTATAATATAAATCAATTCGAAGAAACTATTTTGTTTTGAAGATGTACTATACTCTTTCAATTCCTTCAACTCGATTTCATACTGCTGGTGTAAAACTGCTCGTTTCATGTCATAAAAATACAAAATAAGTGTGATAATATACAAGATAAAACAATCTATTCCTGTATAAATTTGCTAAAACAAAAAAAGTATTACAAATGAAAATCATCATCATCGGTGCGACAGGCACACTTGGAAAAATTGTCACTCACTCTTTACGTGAACATGAGATCATTACTGTTGGACGGAATATAGGAGATCTAATTGCTGATATTTCAATAGCATCCTCCATTGAAAATTTATATAAAAAAATATCGAATATCGATGCGGTTATTTGTCTGGCCGGAGACAGCATTACAGCTCCTCTGCCAGAGATGAATGAAAAGAAATATTGGGCGGGTATTGAACAAAAGCTGTTGCCACAAATTAACCTTGTGCTTTCAGGCATGCATTTTTTGAATGACAACGGCTCATTTACCCTTATATCTGGAAAAATGGGTGAAGTTCCAACAAAAGGATCCTCAGGAAAAGCACTTATAAATGGAGCTTTACATAGTTTTGTGACTGCTGCTGCACAAGAATTACCAAGAGGTATAAGACTTAATATAGTAAGCCCGTCCAAGGTTTCAGATATTACTGATGAAGATCTGGAAAAAGCCTATAGAAAATGTATTGAAACTTCAATTAATGGAGAAATAGTAAGAGTAGGTTATACTATTTAATTCGTTTCATTTAACATGGTAAAATAAAAATGAAAAATCTTATTTACATACTATTTATCCTGTTTTTTTCTGTTACTTACGGACAGAAACCAACAATACAGATACAGAATCAGCTTATTGGAGTCTGGACTCTCGTTTTGGTAGAAAATATCAATGAGGCAGGCAGCAAAACCAAACCTTATGGAGATCACCCTGTGGGAAACCTTATTTTTACAGATACAAACTATGCCATTCAAATATTAAAAGCCAACCGTCCTAAAATTGTGGCAAATGATAAAGATAAAGCCACTCCTGAAGAGTATAAAGCATTGGTTCAGGGAAATAACTCTCACTTTGGAACCTACATCCTTGATCAAGATAAAAAGAAAATTACATTTAATATTAAACATGCTTTTTATCCCAATTGGGAAGGGACACAACAAATCAGGTCTTATTTACTTGATCATGATACATTAACCTACAGGGTAACCAATACCACCAATGGAGGTTCAATATCAGCCATTGTAAAGTGGAAAAAATACAAATAGAAAAATGTACCTATCTGTGTAATCCACTTTCAAAATCCTTTAACAAAAAGTCCGTTGGTCAATCAACCAACGGACTTTTTAATTGTATTTTACATTTATTAATCTCCATCCGAAAACATTGAGTTCGCCAGAGAAGTCACAATTGATAATAATATACTGAAGATAAAAGCCCACCAGAAACCATCTACCACCATGCTGTCTATGAAATAATCGGCAATAAGGATAATTCCTGCATTAATAACCAATGCAAAGAATCCTAAGGTCAGGATAGTAAGCGGAAGCCCAAAAAGGCTTAAAATCGGCTTTACAAATATGTTTAAAACACCAAGTACAAGGGCAAAGATAATTGCCGATGAAAACCCTTCAAAATGTACTCCCGGCAGAATTTTGGTTAAAAGATAGGCCACTATGGCAGTGACAAACAAACGGATAATTAAGTTCATTTCGTTATTTTTTAATAGTTATGGGGTGTATGGAGCAAAAGCCATTCCATTTTAATGTAGAAAATTTCTTTAATCCCTTTATTTAGGGAATATTTTACTCAAATCTTTTAAAAATTAAGCTATTTTATTTTCATCATGGTTACCAATGAAGT
Coding sequences:
- a CDS encoding lipocalin-like domain-containing protein, yielding MKNLIYILFILFFSVTYGQKPTIQIQNQLIGVWTLVLVENINEAGSKTKPYGDHPVGNLIFTDTNYAIQILKANRPKIVANDKDKATPEEYKALVQGNNSHFGTYILDQDKKKITFNIKHAFYPNWEGTQQIRSYLLDHDTLTYRVTNTTNGGSISAIVKWKKYK
- a CDS encoding AraC family transcriptional regulator gives rise to the protein MKRAVLHQQYEIELKELKEYSTSSKQNSFFELIYIIEGTGLQFVNKNHFHYRKGNLFLLTPQDSYSFTVEQQTTFFFLRFNESYIREKSDKDPETATQIKYILQNASHRPGCILKNRTDKPLIFSMVKAILDEHAKQQIYYTRISEQIVNTIITIVARNIALKLPKNIKENTGEPILEILNYIQQNIFEPDHLKTEHLSRYFNISPNYLGRYFKRQTGETLQSYITHYKLRLVEVRLLHSDMRMNEIAYELNFTDESHLNRIFKKYKGMNPTEFKKNNENLL
- a CDS encoding phage holin family protein; the protein is MNLIIRLFVTAIVAYLLTKILPGVHFEGFSSAIIFALVLGVLNIFVKPILSLFGLPLTILTLGFFALVINAGIILIADYFIDSMVVDGFWWAFIFSILLSIVTSLANSMFSDGD
- a CDS encoding short chain dehydrogenase, with product MKIIIIGATGTLGKIVTHSLREHEIITVGRNIGDLIADISIASSIENLYKKISNIDAVICLAGDSITAPLPEMNEKKYWAGIEQKLLPQINLVLSGMHFLNDNGSFTLISGKMGEVPTKGSSGKALINGALHSFVTAAAQELPRGIRLNIVSPSKVSDITDEDLEKAYRKCIETSINGEIVRVGYTI